The Candidatus Methylomirabilota bacterium DNA segment TCGAGATGGACATGCGCGGCGTCGCGCGCGAGCTTGTATGGTAACAACCCGGGTCACCCCGCACTTCGCCGCCCAGTTCGACGGGGTCGACATCACCCGGCCGCTCGACGAGCCCGCCTGGAAGGAAGTCCGCGCCGCCCTCGACGAGCATTCCGTCCTCGTCTTCCGCGGACAGCCGCTCGACGACGACACGCAGACCGCCTTCAGCCGGCGCTTCGGCTCGCTCGAAGTCAC contains these protein-coding regions:
- a CDS encoding TauD/TfdA family dioxygenase; this encodes MVTTRVTPHFAAQFDGVDITRPLDEPAWKEVRAALDEHSVLVFRGQPLDDDTQTAFSRRFGSLEVT